The window TTTCGCTGCTCCTCCACGTACTCCGGTTCCGACTGCGGCTGCGGCTGAGAGGCCTTGACGCGCTTGGCGCGTGTGGCGGTGGCTTTGGGCTTGGCCTCCATCGCCGCCGGGCGAGCCTTTTGCTTGGCTCCTTTCCTCATTCTAGGGTTTGAAATTTCGGACACAGAGAACGGCTATGGAGATTTGGGGGTTTGGTGAAGGTGTGTGTTTGTTTTGGTTTTTGGTAATAACCCTACAAATTTAAACGCCAAGGAGTCAGAATTGGGCGTGCTAATGAAGCGAAAACTAAATATAAATGATATTTAATTTTGGTCGAAAACAATGGGCAATGGGTTCTTTAATTTGAAAGAAAATTTAAGAAAATTGAGAGATGCCTTTCCAGTTTCGCACCTAGATTTCAAAATTGAAATTTTTTCAAATTTTGGTGTATAGTGAGGCGAAGTGTTTGCAACCATCACCAACGTTACGCAGTCAGATTATCAATGAGGCGATAACTTTGATAACTTTGACGACAGTTTTGGTTGGAGTCTATCGATGTTTCTTGATTTGTTGGTGATTCAAAACTTTCTTTGAAATGCGAGTCTGCGACGATGTATTTATAGGATACGACTTCTTAATTGATTAGAGTTAGGAAACTGTTTCATGACAGGACTATAACATGTTACATAATTTCTTGATGAAAAAACAAAGAGATTAGAGTGAAGTCGTTTTAAATTTGACAAATCTTAATTAGATTAGAGTTATTCAACCTAAATACTGAAATGGGCTTGTGCAACTAACAGAGGAAGGTCATTCTAAGCTCATGTTGAAGGATGTGAAGGTTCATCGACCAGTGCTTAAAAGCAAGAAACTCTAATTCTCAAACAAAACTAGAGAGGGAGGTTAGACTTTCCTAATATGAATAAATTGGAAGATTCGAGATTTGTTAGCTTTATATTTATTTGGAGTTTTTTTTTCTTTCGTTTAAAGGAAGATGTGATTCTTTATTTGGAGTTTCTAAGTTTGCTAAGTTTGACCGCAAACCGTAGCAGCTCGTTTGCTATACGGGTTTACGGGGACTGGACTAGCTTATGTAAGCAAATAAGCTGTGTCCTGTGTCTAGGTGAAACAAGATTCGTTTTAATGAAGTTGTGTAGTCTTCGTGTCTCTCTCCACACTTTCTTACACAAACCCCCCAAAATTCACGGGTTTATGTAACCCCAACTGAAATCTCTTGTTTCTTCTCCTTGCTTCAACCTCGTCCATCTCTCTCAGCAACGCTGCGTACAATTGCATTGGAATATCGAAGTACAATTGTAGAAGATCATTGTTGTTATATACAAACACCAGCTAGGCTATTCTAGGCAGGCTATCAATGAAGGCCTCCATTAGGAGTCAATGTGGCCTTCTCGGATTCTAGAGCAGATGAAACATTGATGCCATGATCCCCAACGGAAGAACAAGACGTAGAAATGAACAACAATGATGAAGTAAGAGCAACAAAGAAAATGAACTTGGGAGGAGCCATCAGTTTGAACTTTGAAGTTTGAAACTTTGAACACATTTGTTGTTGTTCATGCATATTTCATATATAGCTGCTCCAATGTAGCCACTGACCATGTTTGATTTCATTACGAGTCATGACTCATGACCAGCTAAGCAAGAAGGTGGGAGTTGCATCTCTTTTTCATTTTACTAAAATGTGATTATCAGAGATGACTGAATTAAGATAGATGCTCTTAGATGCATTTGTTTTTAGTTGATAAATGGAGTGTGAAAATAATTATATGGGATATATTTCAATGTGGTAGGTATGGACTCACATCACTCACATATGTATATTACTTGATCGAAACAGAGTTGACAGCCAGTCTATGCTTCTGCTTGATATGCATAAGGCACATTTTCAAGGGTATGGTTCACAATTTGGAGAAGAAAACTAAGAAATCATACATAGCTAGTTTCTAAACCCAGTAAAATCTTATCAATCATAAATGATATTTTTTTTTCCAACAAACATATAGTCGGTCCCATACAAATGGAATCCTAAGGTGGAATTCTATACCACTTTAAGGTAATTATATATATACATGTCTTACTTTTGTAATCGCTACAAACTTTTCACATTCTGATAAATTCATGTACATCTTAATTAATAATATAGAGTGGTACCGTTTACAAACAAACTACAAAGTCAGAACCTATGATCAAGTAGTAGATTGAGAAAATCTTTCTTTTTTTCATCATGATCCACAACTAGTGGAGTTATGCAATCTGATTTGCTGGTAAAATGTCGACTTTGGTTGAATCAAAGGTCCTGGACTGAGGCTTGATTCTGGATGATTGATTGCTTGTGTTGAGCGTGTCTATTCTGTCTTTTGCTTCAAGTGCACAGATTGTCATGTCATGGACACAATTTTACATTTGTAAGCCTTGCACACATAGCCGGCAAAATTTTCATAGTCCTGCATTTCATACAGACAAAAGTTAAGTTTGATTCGGAGAGAGTGAGGGACGAAAAAAAGGGGGAGATGGAGAAAAGAGGGAAGAAAGAGGACCAACATTTCCAGTAGGTTGATTATTCAAAACCAGCCATGGTACAAACTCTAGAGGTGGATTGAGGTGCATAATTTCATTGCCATAGTTTTGTTCAAGCTGCAGTAATCCAATAATGTCAAACATAATTGACAAGTACTTATTAACATCATATATTCTTTTAAATAGGAATATAGTAAGTAAAACATGAAACCTTTGTTGCATTTGAACAATTGTAGCAATCCAAAATGTGTTTCTTAGGCAGTCCCAATGATCTGAAGCAAGTTTCCCACTCCTTTTGCCTTCCCTCTATGGCCAGAAATTCTATGTAGTAAATCAAAGCAAAGTGCTTGTTCTGCATCACAAAATCAAATTTCAAATCGATTTCTTACTCAATAAATTGATAACCTTTCATTGAAACTCATTTTTGTCTCACCACATCATGCATAACATCGATAGCGCATGATTGCAGAGAATTCAACTTGCATTGATCTGGCCTATGCTGTGAAAGTATCACAGAAAGAACATATGCATCACTTTAATGATTTTATAAAAATGTTGCAAAAACTTTGAACAAATGGTATTGGTACAAATAATGATCAATATAAACCTGACAGAAAGCAGTGCTGTTGTTCGATTTGTTGGCGTATACATCACCCCAAGGAACCAGTCTGAGATTAAAGATGGTGATGAGATTATCATCGAAAATCTTAGCAAGATTTTTTACAATGAAGGTAGCACAAGATATGCTCAAAGTGTCATAGTAAAGTGACAAAGTAACTTTCTGGTTAGCAGCAAAACATGGAAATGTGAGCAAGAACATTGAACAGGTAATGAGACAAGTAAAGAATAATCGAGCAGATGCCATTTTTTGCAGTTAGATCTGTTTTATAATTGTGCACATATGATGTAGTAATAGTTTCCCTCCTCTCTTTTAATTGCTTTTGTTGGGTTTGGTACTCTGATATAAATGATGGCCAGGTCATAAGCATATCCTTGGACAAGTTTATGCAGAAAATGAATGCTTCTTGTTAATTATACAATTTTGGGCAAAAAAAAATCATCCAACCATGTGAGCAATGATCAACTAGAGAGCAGCAGCATCAGCAGGGTTATAGATCAATGTCACACCTACCTGCTACTATTACTTTGCCATAACTTAATCATCTCAATCATAAGTACATGAAGGTGGCAGTGAAAAGCCTTCAAATTTTGACAAGAATAATTTAGCAGTAACAAAACATGGATTGAAAACACACACAAAAGATAAGAACACTATCAGACCATAAAACCTTATAGGTCAGCTTCAACTATGTCATATCAATCAACATTAGGTTCGATTAACATATGGAATGTCAATGTAAACTTTATGCCACATTGTCTGCTCCTAAGGCTTAAGATGTAGAGTTTCTTCCTTGTTCTGCTAAACAAACTTGAGGAATTGATCTTTCATTCCCAATTGATTCGGTCATGAATTTATCATAGTTCTACATGGACAAAATTGGTCAACAGGGGGTCAAAGATTGAGGAAATAAGAAATCCAAAATGTGATTATTGAGAGACTAACATCTGCAAGTGGTTTATTATTGACAACCAACCATGGCACAAATCTATGTGGTGGATTAAGCTGAGCAGTTTCCTTTGCATATTTTGTTTCAATCTATGCATCAATGCCAAATTGCCAATCCGTGAAGATTAATTTTGTCAAGGCTCAAATGATGAAAAAGTTCAAAAACATCCAGAACAAAGTCGGACTGAAAATGAAGTGACCTGATTGCCATATCCACTGTTGTAGCAATCGATAGGAACAGTCCCTAACTTCAACATTTCAAAGCAATCGGCTCATTTTTCGTGCTTGTTGTGCAATGTGAGCTGCTCAACGCAGTGGATGAATCTAAAATGTCGATTCTGCATCATAATTAATCCACCGTAGTTAGTAACCAAACTAAAGTTTTAAGCGTCATATGCACATGTTTGGGATAAAGTCTGTAAAATCTTTTCCTAGAGGCATTGACAAGCTTTACCACATTAGGATAGATGGTGATGGTACAGGCCTCAATTGTGTTAAGCATTCATCTGTTCCATGTTGTACAACACAGAAGGGGTTAAAGGAATAATCATAGAGCTACAAAACTGATAGGTATAGTAAAATTCAAACAACCTCAACCTTTACTAAAATAATTTGGATGAACCCTCCCCTAATTTTTAGTACTTCTAAACTTCACACATGTAAGCCTTCAGGGCTTGAGACATGTCAATGTCCAAAAACCAAAAATACCCTTTCTCTCTTGGTGTGTGATTTTGTCGTTTGATTCAACTAGCTAGACTTTTCAGTAATTCAATAACATGCCTATGTAAATGTAAATTCTACAAGTACAAAGGTAAAATTGTAAATGAGATTAACACATGGGCAGTTAATTTAAAAAGATGGAAAGATAAGGCGGCGTACATTCAAAACGACGTCATACTTAGAGAGATAAAATAGACACTGAGGTAGCTGGAAGAAGATGAGTGAGTAGCTGAAAAGAAAAGAAGGGGAGGCGATTGGGGTGGAGAAAGCTGACCTGGCAGGCGAAAGAGCCATCAGAATTGAGCCAAGCGTTGCCCCAAGGGACCATTCGGAGGTTGATGACGGATATGAGCCCATTGTCAAAGATCTTGGTCAAATGGTTCACAATGAAATCGGCACAATAAGGACAGAGTGTCTCGTAGCAGAGAGTCACACTCACATTCTCTGCAGCATAAGATCGAGATGGGTTTGAGACCAAGAGGAAGAAGAGGAGGAAGAGTTTGGGAAAACCCATTTGGTAGATTTAGATCACAGGGATTGTGACTCTGTGTGTTTTATATGTAAGAACTATATGTAAGACTGAGATTTAAACCGTAGTGAATGCTTGTAACTATCTCAACTTTTAGGGTGGTGGGTAATTATATCTATCCCTATGTCTTCTTGCTTTCTTTCTTTGTGGGTGAGGGTCATTTCTGTTCATATTCCAATGGAATCATCAAGAATGGATTCAAGCATTTGTTCATTATCACATATATCTTCGGTCTTCCTATGTGTATGGAAAAATAAATGATGGAGTAACATTTCATACCTTGAGGGGATAACATTTTAAAAGCTTTCATTTATGAGATCCTCCCGTTCCAAGTCTCTTTACCATTCCCTGTGTCTTTCAACCAAATGGCCACAAAATCCATAAATTACGTACAAAACATAATTAAACTGATTTAACTTTTTTTTTTTTTTNNNNNNNNNNNNNNNNNNNNGACCTAATGTTGTTTTGTGTGGTTTTGCAGTTGCTTCGACCAATTTATAGGCAATTTGCAGATAATCAAAACGCAGAAATATTTTCTGCTAACCCATTGCTTGTTATTCTAGGAACAAGTCTTCTCACTGCTAGGGTAGGTTCTGCATTTATTAAAAACTTTATAATATTCCTCTTTAGTGCTATAAAGCTCTTAATCTTTACCTCTTATGTACAGGCTGGACTGTCCATGGCACTGGGAGCATTTTTGGCTGGTTTGCTTCTTGCGGAAACTGAATTTTCCTTACAGGTTGAGTCAGACATTGCTCCATATCGCAGCCTTCTATTGGGTCTCTTTTTCATGACGGTATGTGCTTCATGGTGGCAACTTGTTATTTCCTTTCTTTCACACCCATATTATAATGTTTGATATCAATTACTGTTAACAATCTTAAAAATATCAGTCTATGGATACTGGATAGGATCAAGAGTTCTTGTCTTGGACATGTAGTGAACTGTCAGCCTATTGATATGTGTAATGTCATCTTTAACAACTGTTTGTGAATTTTCAGGTTGGAATGTCTGTTGATCCAAAACTTCTTGTTTCAAACTTCCTCGTTGTAGTTGGATCATTAGGACTCCTACTCGTCAGTAAATCCCTGTTGGTTGCTTTAATTGGCAAACTATCTGGCATTTCAATAATTTCAGCAATAAGAGTTGGTCTTCTTCTTGCCCCTGGTGGAGAATTTGTATTTGTTGCTTTTGGTGAAGCTGTTAATCAGGTTGGTTTCTTTATTAACTACAATGTGGGTAAATTGCTTGTTTGCTATACTATTCGCAGCTATACAATTTATCTGTATATATATGTACATTTATTTATTTTCTCATCTGGTCTCTTTGGTTCCTAAATGCATTTGATATTCTTACATATATAATTTCTTTTTTCAAAAGAAATTTCTTATACTTGTTAACCAATAGAAGAGAGGTTTCACTGCTAAATTAAGTAAACAGGGTGAAAACTATAGTAAATGGTTGATTTAATTTTTAAATATTAGTCATCTATAAATTTGCTAATATCTATTGATAAACTGTTTTGCTGATTTGTGCATCTACAGCTTAATTCCTCTAAGGTAGTCTTTAATGATGAATGAATTAAAGACTAAACAAATATTTGATTAAGTATTCCTTTTGTTATTTTCAAAAACAAAATAACGACATCTCATATACACAAATTGATTAAGTAGGACTACGGTAGCTTTCTCTCATTTTCAATCCAAACAAACAAAACAAATATTTGATAAAAATAAAATAAAGGTTGCCTATTTTTCAATCTTCTGCAAACAAAGATTGCCTTTTTTCAATCTTTTGCAAACAAAGGTTGCGTTTTCCCGAAAATTAAAAAGTTGCCTTTTTTCAATCTTCTGCAAACAAAGGTTGCCTTTTCCCGAAAATTAAAAGGTTTGTTCAATCTTCTGCAAACAAATGTTGCCTTGTCCCGAAAATTAAGAGGTTGCCTTTTTTTCAATTTTCTGCAAACAAGTCACACTATGGTAGACTTGATGCCCCTATTTCCGGATATGTTGCCTTTGTCTTGAGAATTATATTGTTGCCATTATGTAAGTCTGAAACCGGGTTTGGTATTAAACCATCCAACAAGCTTCGATTTGTGTTTGCTTAAATCTATGTGATTTTGAGATTAAAAATAATGGTGCTCCCTTTTTTCCTGAGGTTGAAGCACCGCCTTTGAAGATTGGTGCTCCCTCTTTTCTAGGGGTTGAAGTGCCGATTTTAAAGGTTGTTGTTTTTGTCTGCTATATGTTGCCTTGGATTAAGATTCATGATTATGTTGCCACGGATAATATTGTTGCCTTGGAAAAGAGAGAGAGAAAGGTTGCCTTTTGTTCAATCTTCTGCAAACAAACGTTGCCTTGTCCTGAAAATTGTTCAATCTTCTGCTAACAAATGTTGTTCTGTCCCGAAAATTAAAAGGTTGCTTTTTTTTCAATCTTCTGCAAACAAGTCACACCATGGTAGACTTGATGACCCTATTTCCGGATATGTTGCCTTTGTCCCGAGAATTATACTAATGCCATTATGCAAGTCTGAAACCAGGTTTGGTATTAAACCATCCAACAAGTTTCGATTTGTGTTTGCTTAAATCTATGTGATTTTGAGATTTAAAATAATGGTGCTCCCTTTTTTCCTGGGGTTGAAGCACCGCCTTTGAAGATTGGTGCTCCTTCTTTTCTAGGGGTTGAAGTGCCGGTTTTAAAGGTTGTTGTTTTTGTCTGCTATATGTTGCCTTGGATTAAGATTCATGATTATGTTGCCTCNNNNNNNNNNNNNNNNNNNNNNNNNNNNNNNNNNNNNNNNNNNNNNNNNNCAACCCACATGTGAATCCAATCTCAACACTGATAACATTCCAATCAATCTCATCTCCAGAATTTGGATGAATTTTTTCTGGTTCCGGAGGTGACAACCTTGTTTTGTTTTCTTCGGTCAAGGGAGGCCCGAACAAACCTTTGTTTCCTTCAAAGGAAGATTTTGGAAATGTTGTAAATTGATTACTGCTCGGAATTCTGCCCTCGAGTTGATTGTTTGAGAGATTCAAGAATGAAAGGAAAGTGAGTCTTGTAAGCTGTACTGGAATTTGACCACTCAAGGTGTTCTGTGAGAGGTCTAAAGACTCTAGTTGGCTCAAGTTGCTTAATGATGATGGAATTGCACCTGTGAAAGCGTTGTTTGAGAAGTCGAGGACATGTAGTGATTTGAGTTCTCCGATTTCGTCGGGTATAGATCCAGTGAAGTTGTTGTTTGAGAAGTCAATGGAGGTGAAGATTGTAAGTATTTTTTCCAACTCCATCTCTAGACCTTTGTTGGTAATTGTAACTGTATCCTGATAATACATACCACGTTCACTGTCTGTAAATTGAAGGTAATTGAGCTTTGATGGGGCATCATCTTCATTAGCCATCGCTTGCCAAGTTGTCAAAACTCTACCTGGTACATTTCCACTAAAATTGTTGTGAGCTAGGTCTATAATTTGAAGCAATGGCCAAGTGCCATCAGTCTTGGGACATCCAACGCCTCCATAAAACTTATTGGATCGCAGGACTATGACACGCAAGGTAGATATGATCTTTAAAAAGCATGGAAATGGACCTGTTATTTGATTCTTTCCAACGTTTAGAACTTGTAACTGCGGACAGTTGATAAGTGATTTTGGCAACTGACCTTGTATCTGATTATCACTAATGTCTAGTGTTTGCAAACTGCAATTGCGAGACAACTTGGCTACATTTCTAAGATTGTTTCTCCTTAGCTTCAGTACTGAAAGGGTGCTCATTGTAGTCAAGCAGTGAGGAACCGTTCCACTCAAGGAATTATTGGACATATCAAGAACCTCAAGGTTATGTGAATTGCATATTGATCCTGGAATGATCCCTTGTAGGTTGTTGCTTGCAATAAAGAAGAATCGAGTGTTAGGAAGCAGATCTTCAATGGCAGTCGGTATGTTAGTGCTGAAGTTATTCCTAGAGTAATCTAGATAATACATGTTAGGTGACAATGAAATTGGGATTTTCCCATGGAGCTGGTTAGAATGAAGGTCAAGGAATTCTAGAGAAGTGAGATTGATTGTAGGACCTTCAAGAGTTTCTAGAGAGTTGCATGAAAGATTTAGGTAACGGAGATCCCTGAACCTCCAAATCCAGTTGGGTATATTGCCTTGTATTTGGTTATCCGAAAGATCCAATGTCTGCAATTCAAATTGATTTCTCAGGAAATGAGGGAATGTTCTTAACTTTCCTGAAGCCAACTCCAAGTATTCAAATTGCGGAAAATAAAAGCGTGAGTAATTGGTAGCATCATGGCTAAGAGACAAGCTATTGTGTGAAAGATCAAGAGAAGAAAGATTTCTGAGATGTTGAAGACTATTGAGAAGAAATGAGCCACTGAAATTGTTTGAAGAAAGATCAAGACTTTCAAGACCCTCTAAGTCAAAGATAGACATGGGTATTGGCCCTTCCAGATTATTTATACTCAAATAAAGTCGTTTGAGAAAGTATGATGAGATATTAGAAATTTCAGGAAAATGACCAGAGAATTGGTTATCAAAAAGAATTAGAGACTCTAGCAAGGGAAGAGAAAACAGAGCTGATGGAATATTCCCATTGAGCATATTTCCACCTAAGTCGAGATAGGATAGGTTAGAAAAGTTTTTCCAGGGGATGCAATTAATATTACCTGTTAGACCATTCCAAGAGAGGTCTATAAACTCTAGATTCTTGGCCCCACTGAACGACGGAATTGGACCTTCAAACTTGTTTCCATTCATCCGCAAGTCAACCAATTGCGTAAGGTTTGCTATCGACTTCGGGATTGATCCTGTGAAATTACAGTATGCGATATCAATTGTGGACAGCATCTTGAGGTTGCCAATAGAGTTTGGTAATGCCCCTGAAAAATTAGTCTCCCATAGATCCAGGTCCTGAAGAGATCCATTTTTTGGAAATTCTGGCAAGGAACCATCAAGGTTTTCATTATCGGAAAGGCTAATCTTACGGAGGGAAGGTAACTGAAAGATTTCTTTCGGAAATGTTCCCTGCAGATTACAACCTGCGAGACTCAAAGATGTCAAGTTTGAAAAGTTAGCAAAGAGTGTCGGATCTGGAGCAGAGATGTTGTTCCAGTCCAATTGAATCACAGAGAGGGACTGGAGCTTAGCAAGCGAATCGTGGAAAGGGCCAGAAAGATTACAATCGGACAAACTCAACACCCTAAGGTTGGGAAGGGAAGATGATATGGCTTGGCACCACTCACTCCCCCCTGCTGATATTTGGACAGAGTCAAGATGCAACTCTCTAAGCTCTGTGAGGTTCTCTACCAGCATGTGTAAAGTTGGGATCTCAAGGGGAACCCCCTCAGCCTCAGGGAAGGAATCCCTTTTAGAAATATCAAGAACTACCAACCTCGTCAAGCGTGAGATCTCAATGGGAATTTTCCCTGAATAATAATTGAGAGATAAATTCAGATACCTCAAGTTCATGAGCTTCCCGAATGCTGATGGAATTGATTGAGAGTCGTTGCCAAGGTAGTTGTCTGCCAAATTGAGGCTTTGAAGATTTTGAAGATGGAAGAGGCTGCTAGAATTGTCAATACCACCTGAGATAGATTCACTGCTGATGTCAAGGCCCAGAACACTGTCATTGGTGCTGCAAGTAACGCCGACCCAAGAACAACAATCGGTACTTGAGTTCCAGGTAATAAGCTTGGAGGAAAGAGAGGCATTAAATAGGAGGTCGCTCTTGAAATGGAGCAATGATTGTTGCTGGTCTGGTATACACTTGCTATGGACTACAGGATTGATGATGATACTAACACAGAGCGAGACAAAGAAAAGGAAGAAATGAAGCGGATCAGTTTTCATTTTGGATTAGAAGAAAACTTGGTGGTTATGTGAAGAATTCTTAATGGTTATGTTGGCTTTTATAAGGTGAAAGAGGATAACTCATTAACTCTTCTGAGATTTGTAACCACTAGAAATATTATGATGGAATGCAGAGGACTATGGCCGGCCCTACAAGGACCATGAGAGTCAGTCACACTGGAAGTTAGGCTCTGTGTTCAAACGTAAGAAATTGCAAAATTGCTTCAGGAAATCATGGAGCTTGCCCATTAGAGACGCTAAGAAATTCTGAGCTGGTTCTAATAATGACTTCCAAGTCTTCCCCCAACTTTCCAAAAATTAAACAGCCCACCAGAGAAAAACCGACTCGTAGTTAAGAGATGTCCAGTGATGTTATAGTGTGATGTTATAGTGGTAGGGTATTGATCGAAAGGAACGGATGTCCAGACGTTCAACTTATAAACCAAAAACTTGAAGATATTAGTCGAATGCCGAAATTACTTATTTTCTAGTAATGATTTTTGTTGACAAGCTTAGATGCATGGTTATGGAG of the Fragaria vesca subsp. vesca linkage group LG6, FraVesHawaii_1.0, whole genome shotgun sequence genome contains:
- the LOC101293601 gene encoding receptor-like protein 12-like, producing MKTDPLHFFLFFVSLCVSIIINPVVHSKCIPDQQQSLLHFKSDLLFNASLSSKLITWNSSTDCCSWVGVTCSTNDSVLGLDISSESISGGIDNSSSLFHLQNLQSLNLADNYLGNDSQSIPSAFGKLMNLRINPEVDSKPYAIG